In Actinoplanes octamycinicus, the genomic window CCCGCGGGCGGTCAGGGCGGCGGCCACCGCGTCGAACGGGCGTCCAGCTCGCCGTAGGTGATCACGCCCTGGTCGGAGAGGATCGCCGGCGCGCCCGGACGGGCGGTCGCCGACTCGCGCAGGATGACTGCCAGGTTCAACATCGTCGGCTCCATTCGATGGTCAGGCCGGCTCGCGGGCGGCCGCCGTCCCCGGCCGGCTCCGCGGCCGCTTGGCCCGCGCCCGGTGCAGCGCGGCCAGCTCCACGGTCAGCCAGTGGGCGAGGTCGTCGGCCTCCGGCACCGAGGCGTAGTCGGTGGTGATCCCGAAGGCGGCCTGGTCGGTGTAGGTGAAGGCGGCCACCCCGACCCGCATCCGTTCGCCGATCGGGACGTACGGCAGGATCTCGCGGATCGGGCGGCCCAGGATGTAGAGCGGCTTCCGCGGGCCGGGCACATTGGTGGTCACCGCGGAGAGCGCGCGCTGCGGCAGGCGCAACGCGGTACGGATGATCAGAGACACCGCGGCGAACGGCTCGTGGTCGGCCAGGTCCACGATCCCGCTGACCGCTTCCACCTCATGGGCCTTGCGCAGCTCGGCGATGCGCTCGTGCACCGCGGTGAGCCGATCGAGCGGACGGTCCAGCTCGACGGGCAGCTGGACCAGCAGCGAGGCGAGCCGGTTGTCCAGCTGGTTCTGCTGGTCGGCGCGACGCATGCTGACCGGCACCAGGGTGCGGACCGTGTACGGATCAAGGTCCTCACCGCGCGCCAGCAGCAACCGGCGCAGCGCGCCAGCGACCGCCGCCAGATAGACGTCGTTGACCGTGACGCCGTGCTTGTGGGCGGTCTCGGTGAGCTTGGCCAGCGGGACGCGCGTGAGGGCATACCGGCGGGCCTGCCCGATCGGACCGAGCAGCGGGGAGGGTGTGGCCGGCACGAAGCCCTCGGCCAGCACGGCGAGCCCACCGGCAGCGTGGCTCGTGGCGGCCGGGGCGCGCAGCATGTTCCACCACAGCAGGACCTGTTCGTACGGGAACCGGGCCAGGGTGGCCAGCGCGTCCAGCGAAAGGTTCAGGTCGCCGCCGGCCCGTGTGGGCACCCATTCGTCGGCGACCGGGGGCAGCGGTTCCGGGCCGGTATCGCAGATCAGCCGGTACAGCTCGTTGCCGGAGACGCCGTCGATCATGCAGTGGTGCACCTTGGACAGCAGCGCCCAGCGGTCCCCGGCCAGCCCTTCGATGACCCAGTCCTCCCAGAGCGGGCGGTCCCGGTCCAGCCGCTGGCTCATCACCCGCCCGATCAGGTTGGCCAGTTCGGCGTCGCCGCCGGGGGCGGGCAGGGCGGTGCGTCGAAGGTGGAAGCCCAAGTCGAAGTCCGGGTCGTCGACCCAGAGCGGACGGCCCAGGTTGAACGGCACCCGGCGCACCTTCTGCCGGTAGCGCGGCACCAGCGGCAGCCGGCCCCGGATCGCCGCGGTGAACTCGTCCTGGCTCGGCGCCGGCCCGTCCAGCACGGCGACCGACGAGATCGCGAGCGAGGCATGCGGGTCCTGGTCCTCGGCGTCCAGGAAGGACGCGTCCAAAGGGCTCAAATATTCCATGACACACCCCTGTCGATCACACTGAGTCACCGTCACCCCACGATGTCTCCGTGCGTCCTGTTTAAGACAGGGCCAGACGTCCTCTCTCCGGGATTCACGCGTGCAACCATGGGGTATTCAGGGGGAAGCGGCAGCGTGAAGCCAGGTGGTTCTCATGGCGAAGAAGAAACGGGTGGCTCTGGTCCTGGGGGCTGGCGGCACGCTCGGCGCGGCCTGGATGATCGGCGGCCTCGCCGCGATCCAGGATCGGGTCGGCCGTCCCCTCGCCGAGGCGACCACCATCATCGGCACCAGCGCCGGCAGCGTCGTCGCGGCAGCGATCCGGCACGGTTTCACACCCGACCAGCTGGTGGCCCATCAGCTGGGCGAGACCGGTGCGGCGTTACCGAGCACCGACGAGTTCGAGCGCGACTCCGGCATCTGGCCGTCCGCGCCCCGGTGGCGGCTGGGATCCGCTCGGATGCTGGCGACCGCGGCGCTGGCGCCGCACAGCGTGCACCCGCGCGTGCTGGCCTCCGCGCTGCTGCCGGAGGGCCGCTCCGAGCATCACACAGTCCGCCGATATGTGCAGGCGCTCGTCGGCGACACGCCGGACCGATGGCCCCGGCAGCACACCTGGATCGTCGGTGTCGACTACGAGGCGGGCCGGCGCATCGTCTTCGGGCGCGCCGGCAGCCCGCCGGCCCGGTTGCCGGACGCCGTCGTCGCCTCCTGCTCGATCCCCGGCTGGCACCGTCCCGCGGTGATCGGCGGCCGCCGCTACGTCGACGGCGGGGTCCGCTCGATCGCCTCGGTCGACCTGCTGCGGTCCGAGCCGTACGACGAGGTGTATGTGCTCGCCCCGATGGCCAGCTCGGAGACCGACCGGCCGTGGCATCCGGCGGTGCGCGCCGAGCGCATGGTCCGGCAGTTGCTCGCCGCCGAGCTGCGCCGTGACGTGGCCAAGGTCGAGCGCACCGGTGCCCAGGTCACGGTACTGACTCCGGGACCGGCGGACCTGGACGCGATCGGTGCCAACCTGATGGACGGGCGGCGACGCGCCGCCGTACTCGGGACCGCTCAGCAGACCATCCCGGCGGCTCTGGCCGCCTAGGCCGCGAGACCTATCGCGGAACGGGGCGCTCGGGGTAGTCGTCCGGCGACAGCGGGACCTGGCCGAGCTGTCGGTGAAGGATTGAATCTCGGTCTTCTGGGCCGGTGTCCTGGCTGCGATATCGTGAACGGGTCATTTGTTCAGCGCCGGTGGTTGGTGGAGCGCGCTGGTCTGTTCGCGTGTCTGCGGCAGGCTGTTCGCCCTGTGCCCATCGGGTGCGGCGGTGATGGTCGGTCACGGGCATGCCCTGACCGGAAGGTCCACCACGGATGTCTTCTCTCACCTCTTCTCCTGCTGGCTCCGCCGATGACGGATCCGGCCGTTCGGTTGCCGACGGCGCCGGTGACGCGCCGGGTTGGGTTCGTGATCCGGACGCCGACAGCCGCGCCGTCGTCGCAGCCTTCTTCGACCGGTTGGCTGACGACCTGGCTGCGCGGGGTGTCGCCGCGGGCGTCTGCGTCGATCTGCTAGGCGGGATCCAAGTGCGATCCGGCCGGCTGAGCGGTGACAGTCCGGTGCCTGCGTCGGATGCGCCGGCTCGTTACAACCGTCGCTACACCGCCGCGGTGCTGGCGGCGTATGAGGTGTTGTCCGCCGCCGGGGCGGACGGCACACCGGGGATTCCCGCTGGCGCTGAGTTGACCGGGTTGTTGACCGCGGCTTTCGTGGAACCGCTCGGCGAGCAGGTGGCTTCGGGGACCCGGGCGATGCTGGATGCTGCTGCCGATCCGTTCGCCGCGATGGTCGCCGTGGCCCGGCAGCGTGAGACTGACGACTTCGGCGCTGAGTTCGAGTTCAGTCATCCGGTCGACGACGAGCACCAGTTCGTCGCCAAGGTGCACCGGTGCGGGTACCACGAGTACTTCCGTGCTCACGGGACGCCGCAGTTGACCCCGGTGTTATGTGCGTTCGACGCGAACTGGATCAGTGCGATCGCTCCAGAGCGGCATGGGTTCACCTTCGCTCGGCCGGCCACCATCGGCCACGGCGCGGCGAGTTGCCCGTTCGACTTCCGCCGCACCGCTGTGGTGGAGCCGAGCGTCGACCGGGCCGCCGACGCTGGAACGGGTGTGGCATGACGACCTGAGCCCCGAGCGCGCCGAGGTCCTGTTCGCCGGTGTCGGTCCGGCGTGGCTGACTGCCGCCGTAGCCTGGAGCAGAGGGCGCCGTTGCGGTATTAGGCTGCGGGAACTATGGCGGAACAGGAAGCCCGGGTGCCGCTCGGGGAAATCATCCGGCGACAGCGGGAGCTGGCCGAATTGTCGATGCGCCAGCTGGCGTCCATGGTGGGCATCTCCAACCCGTACCTGTCGCAGATCGAGCGTGGCCTGCGTGCACCGTCCGAGCGAGTGCTGCACGCGATCGCCACGTCCCTGCGGACCACGGCAGACGCGCTGATGGCCGAGGCCGAGCCGGCCGAGCCCGGACCGGCGGCGGTACTCGGCGCCATCGCCGGTGATCCGAACCTGACCGCGCGGCAACGCCAGGCGCTCGGCGAGGTCTACACCGCCATGGTGGAGGTGACGCTGGCCCGCCGGGCCCGGGAGCGGCGGGCCGGCAACGGGAAGCGGCCCGGGGGGT contains:
- a CDS encoding L-2-amino-thiazoline-4-carboxylic acid hydrolase, whose translation is MSSLTSSPAGSADDGSGRSVADGAGDAPGWVRDPDADSRAVVAAFFDRLADDLAARGVAAGVCVDLLGGIQVRSGRLSGDSPVPASDAPARYNRRYTAAVLAAYEVLSAAGADGTPGIPAGAELTGLLTAAFVEPLGEQVASGTRAMLDAAADPFAAMVAVARQRETDDFGAEFEFSHPVDDEHQFVAKVHRCGYHEYFRAHGTPQLTPVLCAFDANWISAIAPERHGFTFARPATIGHGAASCPFDFRRTAVVEPSVDRAADAGTGVA
- a CDS encoding WS/DGAT/MGAT family O-acyltransferase — its product is MEYLSPLDASFLDAEDQDPHASLAISSVAVLDGPAPSQDEFTAAIRGRLPLVPRYRQKVRRVPFNLGRPLWVDDPDFDLGFHLRRTALPAPGGDAELANLIGRVMSQRLDRDRPLWEDWVIEGLAGDRWALLSKVHHCMIDGVSGNELYRLICDTGPEPLPPVADEWVPTRAGGDLNLSLDALATLARFPYEQVLLWWNMLRAPAATSHAAGGLAVLAEGFVPATPSPLLGPIGQARRYALTRVPLAKLTETAHKHGVTVNDVYLAAVAGALRRLLLARGEDLDPYTVRTLVPVSMRRADQQNQLDNRLASLLVQLPVELDRPLDRLTAVHERIAELRKAHEVEAVSGIVDLADHEPFAAVSLIIRTALRLPQRALSAVTTNVPGPRKPLYILGRPIREILPYVPIGERMRVGVAAFTYTDQAAFGITTDYASVPEADDLAHWLTVELAALHRARAKRPRSRPGTAAAREPA
- a CDS encoding helix-turn-helix domain-containing protein, with amino-acid sequence MAEQEARVPLGEIIRRQRELAELSMRQLASMVGISNPYLSQIERGLRAPSERVLHAIATSLRTTADALMAEAEPAEPGPAAVLGAIAGDPNLTARQRQALGEVYTAMVEVTLARRARERRAGNGKRPGG
- a CDS encoding patatin-like phospholipase family protein, whose amino-acid sequence is MAKKKRVALVLGAGGTLGAAWMIGGLAAIQDRVGRPLAEATTIIGTSAGSVVAAAIRHGFTPDQLVAHQLGETGAALPSTDEFERDSGIWPSAPRWRLGSARMLATAALAPHSVHPRVLASALLPEGRSEHHTVRRYVQALVGDTPDRWPRQHTWIVGVDYEAGRRIVFGRAGSPPARLPDAVVASCSIPGWHRPAVIGGRRYVDGGVRSIASVDLLRSEPYDEVYVLAPMASSETDRPWHPAVRAERMVRQLLAAELRRDVAKVERTGAQVTVLTPGPADLDAIGANLMDGRRRAAVLGTAQQTIPAALAA